The DNA sequence TCAGAAACCATGGTTTAGCGTGTGGTTCTGTTGTCAGATAAAGTAACCGTCTGAGTCTGCCTATGCCTCAATTATCGCATCACTGAACCAACTCGGAACCGATGCACGACCGAGTGCGTCGAAGAACGATGCGTCAAGGACGTAGAAGGAGCACTCGTCCTCCATGCTCCGTACACCGCGTCCAACGGCCTGCTGTACGCCCTGCGACGTTATCTCGTAGTACCAGTTCCACGCGCTATGTTCGTCTAAGAGGAATCGTACCCGCGGGTCGCTCGGTTGCGGGTAGGGTACCTTCACGAGCGCCTGCCAGCGGCACTCGTCGCCC is a window from the Halogeometricum sp. S3BR5-2 genome containing:
- a CDS encoding helicase C-terminal domain-containing protein; amino-acid sequence: MFFSPAATDGVDLPGDECRWQALVKVPYPQPSDPRVRFLLDEHSAWNWYYEITSQGVQQAVGRGVRSMEDECSFYVLDASFFDALGRASVPSWFSDAIIEA